From the Clostridiales bacterium FE2011 genome, one window contains:
- a CDS encoding cysteine hydrolase: MILLVIDMQNALIDDELYAFDTFMERTTKLIDAARKNNVEVVYVQHDAGAGSGFSVGDEAFEIAEEVAPKEGEKVFVKTINSCFGNKDFKAYMESQEDKRLMIIGLQTNYCIDATVKSAFERGFEVIIPEGTNSTFDNDYMTGETTVKYYNEDVWEEIVESVTMEEAIEMMGK, encoded by the coding sequence ATGATTCTGTTAGTAATTGATATGCAAAACGCCCTGATCGACGATGAACTCTATGCCTTTGACACCTTTATGGAGAGAACAACCAAACTGATTGACGCGGCCCGGAAGAACAACGTGGAAGTCGTCTACGTCCAGCATGACGCCGGTGCCGGCAGCGGTTTCTCCGTCGGAGACGAAGCTTTTGAAATTGCTGAAGAAGTCGCTCCCAAAGAGGGTGAAAAAGTCTTCGTCAAAACCATCAACAGCTGTTTCGGGAATAAGGACTTCAAAGCCTATATGGAATCACAGGAAGATAAGCGCCTGATGATCATCGGTCTCCAGACCAATTACTGCATCGACGCCACCGTAAAATCCGCGTTTGAAAGAGGTTTTGAAGTCATCATTCCGGAAGGCACCAATTCCACCTTCGACAATGACTACATGACCGGTGAAACCACCGTCAAGTACTACAACGAGGACGTCTGGGAAGAGATTGTTGAGAGCGTAACGATGGAAGAAGCCATCGAAATGATGGGCAAGTAA
- a CDS encoding GNAT family N-acetyltransferase, with protein MFDYKKYFDSYCNETGLELSLCFDMPEGYETANGTYDDGTKTVYINAKLLEAAPDYEKAFYLFHELRHAAQYLEPEQFPELIRRSLQYMIQYDGTCYKLVNGDYTACELEGGEERFTELYLGQPHEMDANNYAFEQTRKIFGEPEELKKLYGFWTPKQSIPDKAYQTVYAEIDEKVDNRTVPLSTFILVKPNEAYAEQIMAYKEEFTDCLDWLHGARGLRYSKDPEEWFRYIAEHEENYTQFLYVRTADSKIVGMIGVQHRPDGPEETWGGHIGYCVCPSERKKGYATQMLHDVLPYCKSIGLNRVLLTAGDENEGSVRTILANGGVLENYVKTPRHDVPVGRYWIEIK; from the coding sequence ATGTTTGATTATAAAAAGTATTTTGATTCATACTGCAATGAGACCGGGCTGGAACTGAGCCTGTGCTTTGATATGCCGGAAGGGTATGAGACCGCGAACGGTACATATGATGATGGAACAAAAACTGTCTATATCAATGCAAAACTGCTTGAAGCGGCTCCTGATTATGAAAAAGCGTTCTATCTTTTCCATGAGCTGAGGCACGCGGCACAGTACCTGGAGCCGGAACAGTTTCCTGAGCTGATCCGGCGCAGCCTTCAGTACATGATTCAATATGATGGAACCTGCTATAAGCTGGTGAACGGTGATTACACGGCCTGCGAACTGGAAGGCGGGGAAGAACGTTTTACAGAGCTGTACCTGGGACAGCCTCATGAAATGGATGCCAATAACTACGCATTTGAACAGACACGGAAGATTTTCGGAGAACCTGAAGAACTGAAGAAACTGTACGGGTTCTGGACGCCGAAGCAGTCCATACCGGACAAAGCATATCAGACCGTCTACGCGGAAATCGATGAAAAAGTTGACAACAGAACCGTCCCCTTGTCAACTTTCATTTTGGTCAAGCCGAATGAAGCATATGCGGAACAGATCATGGCTTACAAGGAAGAATTCACGGACTGCCTGGACTGGCTGCATGGAGCACGGGGACTACGGTACAGCAAAGATCCGGAGGAATGGTTCCGGTATATTGCTGAGCATGAAGAAAACTATACCCAGTTCCTATATGTGCGCACAGCGGACAGCAAGATTGTCGGTATGATCGGTGTACAGCATCGTCCAGATGGCCCTGAGGAAACATGGGGCGGACATATCGGCTATTGTGTTTGTCCGTCGGAAAGGAAAAAGGGATACGCCACACAGATGCTGCATGACGTGCTGCCATACTGCAAAAGCATTGGCCTGAACCGGGTGCTGCTGACTGCCGGAGATGAGAATGAAGGCAGCGTCAGGACAATACTCGCTAACGGAGGCGTGCTGGAAAACTACGTAAAGACTCCAAGGCATGACGTGCCGGTAGGCCGGTACTGGATTGAGATCAAATAA